Proteins from one Oncorhynchus gorbuscha isolate QuinsamMale2020 ecotype Even-year linkage group LG18, OgorEven_v1.0, whole genome shotgun sequence genomic window:
- the tomm20b gene encoding mitochondrial import receptor subunit TOM20 homolog B, with protein sequence MMGGKSSTIAAGVCGALFVGYCIYFDRKRRSDPNFKNRLRERRRNQAAAKQETGLSKLPDLKDAEAVQKFFLEEIQLGEELLAQGDYENGVEHLTNAIAVCGQPQQLLQVLQQTLPPPVFQMLLTKLPTISQRIVSAQGSLNEDDLE encoded by the exons ATGATGGGCGGTAAATCGAGCACGATAGCCGCCGGTGTTTGCGGGGCTCTGTTCGTCGGCTACTGCATCTACTTCGACAGGAAAAGACGGAGTGACCCCAACTTCAAGAACAGGCTGCGAGAAC GGAGGAGAAATCAGGCAGCTGCAAAACAAGAGACAGGACTGTCGAAG CTCCCAGACCTGAAGGATGCAGAGGCGGTCCAGAAGTTCTTTCTGGAGGAGATTCAGCTGGGAGAGGAGCTGTTGGCTCAGG GTGACTACGAGAATGGCGTGGAGCATCTGACCAACGCCATCGCCGTGTGCGGCCAGCCCCAGCAGCTTCTCCAGGTGCTGCAGCAGACCCTCCCGCCACCTGTCTTCCAGATGCTACTCACCAAACTGCCCACCATCAGCCAG CGTATTGTGAGCGCACAAGGTAGCTTGAATGAAGACGACTTAGAATGA
- the rbm34 gene encoding RNA-binding protein 34: MKNKLSGKSEGPSVDKQSMDYVVGSVSGSLFPKESASSSGSLSALFQAAPVVDTLFFVPAPKPEPRSVEVKEGAVTKVPNNQKQTKKAAKDKSAADLNLENRESALQNADEDEQVPKMPKKTKRKAVEMEEGGATEEERQTKKQRTGAQMAAERVKQKRTVFVGNLPASCTKKTLQLVFKDQGAIESIRFRSVVREDPSMSRKVAAIQRKVHPKKQSINAYVVFEAEEGAEKALERNGMEIEKNFHIRVDRVSKSSSHDHKRSIFIGNLPFDINELPVRQHFEECGKVEGVRLVRDKNSGMGKGFGYILFQSIDAVQLALKLDSSKLLGRSVRVKRSVKKEKEKKKVVHRGPRGKERETKGAGKEPTKGGFKGRPGQGVPQNKSSVRPQGKGPQMKSMGKPFKKSPGEAQKATTGPSSFKGEMADPNSKKAKAKALKKKLKPRKRNQVVHI, translated from the exons ATGAAAAATAAACTTTCTGGAAAGAG TGAGGGGCCATCTGTGGACAAACAGTCCATGGACTATGTAGTGGGATCAGTATCAGGCAGCTTGTTTCCAAAGGAGTCTGCATCCAGTTCGGGATCTTTATCTGCCTTGTTCCAAGCTGCGCCAGTAGTTGACACACTGTTCTTTGTTCCTGCTCCTAAG CCTGAACCGAGGAGCGTGGAGGTGAAGGAAGGCGCAGTCACAAAAGTCCCGAACAACCAGAAACAAACAAAGAAAGCTGCAAAGGACAAATCGGCTGCAGACCTAAATCTAGAAAACAG AGAAAGTGCGTTACAAAATGCTGACGAAGATGAACAGGTCCCAAAGATGCCCAAGAAGACTAAAAGGAAAGCTGTTGAGATGGAAGAAGGGGGTGCGACAGAGGAGGAAaggcagacaaaaaaacagaGGACTGGAGCCCAAATGGCGGCGGAGAGGGTAAAGCAGAAACGAACAGTGTTTGTCGGCAACCTTCCTGCCAGCTGCACAAAGAAG ACACTACAGCTTGTCTTCAAGGATCAGGGAGCCATTGAAAGCATTCGATTTCGATCTGTA GTAAGAGAGGATCCATCTATGTCACGCAAAGTAGCAGCTATTCA GCGTAAGGTTCACCCAAAGAAGCAGAGCATCAATGCCTACGTGGTGTTCGAAGCTGAGGAAGGAGCCGAGAAGGCATTGGAAAG GAACGGCATGGAGATTGAGAAAAACTTTCACATCCGGGTGGACAGGGTCTCCAAAAGTTCATCG caCGATCACAAGAGGTCAATATTCATTGGCAATCTACCATTCG ATATAAACGAATTGCCAGTGCGACAGCACTTTGAGGAGTGTGGCAAGGTGGAGGGGGTGCGGTTGGTGCGGGACAAGAACTCTGGAATGGGCAAGGGCTTCGGCTACATCTTATTCCAG AGCATCGATGCGGTCCAGCTGGCCTTGAAACTAGACAGCTCCAAACTCCTCGGGAGGTCGGTCCGGGTGAAGAGGTCAgtgaagaaggagaaagagaagaagaaagtggTGCACAGAGGGCctagagggaaagaaagagaaactAAGGGTGCAGGGAAGGAGCCTACCAAAGGAGGATTTAAGGGGAGACCGGGCCAGGGCGTTCCCCAAAACAAATCTTCCGTGAGGCCGCAAGGGAAGGGGCCTCAAATGAAATCGATGGGGAAGCCATTCAAGAAAAGTCCAGGCGAGGCACAGAAAGCCACCACAGGCCCCTCTTCCTTCAAAGGTGAGATGGCCGACCCAAACAGCAAAAAAGCAAAGGCGAAAGCACTGAAGAAGAAACTCAAACCGAGGAAAAGGAATCAGGTTGTACACATTTGA
- the tbce gene encoding tubulin-specific chaperone E isoform X2, whose translation MEVQQVLGEEIQISTRTVEMVGFEAITEKQKVENLTDVALRLCEVSSPGPPNEIRNTTPHVLMLDLCGNLLCCWDDVMAVTEQMEELKELQLSHNRLRVPSNPTVRPRAFSCLRVLSLTNCALTWPQLLECAPMWPMLEELYASENDITELQKPNDVLQSLTVLDLSTNPLVDGAVLSIGELPRLENLNMSKTGLSTLRFDDAMPGCKTAMFPALKSLAVNSNNISEWSVINELEKLQSLVRLSCRQNPLLSQERNPGTAMQLLIARVGRLEALNRWTVLPEDRRGAELDYCKMFGLEWLASGGHRDPQQNRPSAEFTAQHPRYQSLIQKYGAPEDSELKKQEPFALKNQLLSITFVCPDETDRKSVVKKLPDSMIVQKVKGLLYRLLKIPGAELKLSYTSSKMEGKEIEIDNDLKPLQFYSIEDGDKVLVRWL comes from the exons ATGGAGGTCCAGCAGGTCTTGGGAGAAGAGATCCAGATCTCCACGAGGACGGTGGAGATGGTAGGATTCGAGGCCATCACAGAGAAACAAAA GGTGGAAAACCTGACCGATGTTGCACTGAGGTTGTGCGAGGTTTCCAGCCCGGGCCCTCCGAATGAAATCCGAAACACCACTCCCC ACGTGCTGATGTTGGACCTGTGTGGGAACCTCCTGTGCTGTTGGGACGACGTGATGGCCGTCACTGAGCAGATGGAGGAACTCAAAGAGCTTCAGCTCAG CCACAACAGACTGCGTGTGCCCTCCAACCCTACGGTGCGACCCCGGGCCTTCTCCTGCCTCAGGGTCCTCTCCCTCACCAACTGTGCCCTCACGTGGCCTCAG CTGCTTGAGTGCGCCCCCATGTGGCCAATGCTGGAAGAGCTCTACGCCTCTGAGAATGACatcactgagctacagaa GCCTAACGATGTCTTACAGTCTTTGACAGTTTTGGATCTCTCAACAAACCCTTTGGTTGATGGAGCCGTACTGAGTATTGGCGAACTGCCTAG ACTGGAGAATCTAAATATGTCTAAGACTGGTTTGTCAACCTTGCGGTTTGATGACGCAATGCCTG GTTGCAAAACAGCTATGTTTCCTGCCCTGAAAAGTCTCGCAGTTAACAGCAACAACATTTCAGAG TGGTCGGTAATAAACGAGCTAGAGAAGCTGCAGAGCCTGGTCCGGTTGTCGTGTCGGCAGAACCCCCTGCTGAGCCAGGAAAGGAACCCCGGCACGGCCATGCAGCTGCTTATTGCCAGGGTGGGCCGGCTGGAGGCCCTCAATAGGTGGACG GTCCTGCCTGAGGACAGGAGGGGGGCGGAGCTGGACTACTGCAAGATGTTTGGGCTAGAGTGGCTGGCATCCGGGGGACACCGAGACCCTCAGCAGAACCGCCCCAGTGCTGAGTTCACTGCACAGCACCCCCGCTATCAGAGTCTCATACAGA AATACGGAGCTCCAGAAGACAGCGAACTGAAGAAGCAGGAGCCATTTGCACTGAAAAACCAGCTCTTAA GCATAACATTTGTTTGTCCAGATGAGACGGACCGAAAATCTGTGGTGAAGAAACTCCCAG ATTCCATGATCGTTCAGAAAGTGAAGGGGCTGCTCTACAGACTGCTAAAGATACCGGGTGCTGAGTTGAAACTCTCCTACACTAGCTCAAAG ATGGAGGGCAAAGAGATTGAGATCGACAACGACCTGAAACCGCTGCAGTTCTACTCCATCGAAGACGGAGACAAGGTCCTTGTCCGCTGGTTGTGA
- the tbce gene encoding tubulin-specific chaperone E isoform X1 has product MRVPDQTQPTTMHECLPSDAVGRRVACDGERGTVRFVGTVPPTAGLWLGVEWDNPDRGKHDGSHEGVHYFTCRHPKGGSFVRPKKASFGVDYLTAIRRRYEMEVQQVLGEEIQISTRTVEMVGFEAITEKQKVENLTDVALRLCEVSSPGPPNEIRNTTPHVLMLDLCGNLLCCWDDVMAVTEQMEELKELQLSHNRLRVPSNPTVRPRAFSCLRVLSLTNCALTWPQLLECAPMWPMLEELYASENDITELQKPNDVLQSLTVLDLSTNPLVDGAVLSIGELPRLENLNMSKTGLSTLRFDDAMPGCKTAMFPALKSLAVNSNNISEWSVINELEKLQSLVRLSCRQNPLLSQERNPGTAMQLLIARVGRLEALNRWTVLPEDRRGAELDYCKMFGLEWLASGGHRDPQQNRPSAEFTAQHPRYQSLIQKYGAPEDSELKKQEPFALKNQLLSITFVCPDETDRKSVVKKLPDSMIVQKVKGLLYRLLKIPGAELKLSYTSSKMEGKEIEIDNDLKPLQFYSIEDGDKVLVRWL; this is encoded by the exons ATGAGAGTCCCTGACCAGACACAACCCACCACCATGCACGAATGCCTTCCATCAGACGCAGTGGGCAGACGGGTGGCTTGTGACGGGGAGCGTGGCACGGTGCGGTTTGTTGGCACTGTACCACCAACTGCAG GGTTGTGGCTTGGTGTGGAGTGGGACAACCCTGATCGAGGCAAACACGATGGCAGCCATGAAGGTGTCCACTACTTCACTTGCAG GCACCCGAAGGGAGGCTCTTTCGTCCGGCCCAAGAAGGCCAGCTTCGGGGTGGACTACCTGACGGCCATCAGGCGGCGTTACGAGATGGAGGTCCAGCAGGTCTTGGGAGAAGAGATCCAGATCTCCACGAGGACGGTGGAGATGGTAGGATTCGAGGCCATCACAGAGAAACAAAA GGTGGAAAACCTGACCGATGTTGCACTGAGGTTGTGCGAGGTTTCCAGCCCGGGCCCTCCGAATGAAATCCGAAACACCACTCCCC ACGTGCTGATGTTGGACCTGTGTGGGAACCTCCTGTGCTGTTGGGACGACGTGATGGCCGTCACTGAGCAGATGGAGGAACTCAAAGAGCTTCAGCTCAG CCACAACAGACTGCGTGTGCCCTCCAACCCTACGGTGCGACCCCGGGCCTTCTCCTGCCTCAGGGTCCTCTCCCTCACCAACTGTGCCCTCACGTGGCCTCAG CTGCTTGAGTGCGCCCCCATGTGGCCAATGCTGGAAGAGCTCTACGCCTCTGAGAATGACatcactgagctacagaa GCCTAACGATGTCTTACAGTCTTTGACAGTTTTGGATCTCTCAACAAACCCTTTGGTTGATGGAGCCGTACTGAGTATTGGCGAACTGCCTAG ACTGGAGAATCTAAATATGTCTAAGACTGGTTTGTCAACCTTGCGGTTTGATGACGCAATGCCTG GTTGCAAAACAGCTATGTTTCCTGCCCTGAAAAGTCTCGCAGTTAACAGCAACAACATTTCAGAG TGGTCGGTAATAAACGAGCTAGAGAAGCTGCAGAGCCTGGTCCGGTTGTCGTGTCGGCAGAACCCCCTGCTGAGCCAGGAAAGGAACCCCGGCACGGCCATGCAGCTGCTTATTGCCAGGGTGGGCCGGCTGGAGGCCCTCAATAGGTGGACG GTCCTGCCTGAGGACAGGAGGGGGGCGGAGCTGGACTACTGCAAGATGTTTGGGCTAGAGTGGCTGGCATCCGGGGGACACCGAGACCCTCAGCAGAACCGCCCCAGTGCTGAGTTCACTGCACAGCACCCCCGCTATCAGAGTCTCATACAGA AATACGGAGCTCCAGAAGACAGCGAACTGAAGAAGCAGGAGCCATTTGCACTGAAAAACCAGCTCTTAA GCATAACATTTGTTTGTCCAGATGAGACGGACCGAAAATCTGTGGTGAAGAAACTCCCAG ATTCCATGATCGTTCAGAAAGTGAAGGGGCTGCTCTACAGACTGCTAAAGATACCGGGTGCTGAGTTGAAACTCTCCTACACTAGCTCAAAG ATGGAGGGCAAAGAGATTGAGATCGACAACGACCTGAAACCGCTGCAGTTCTACTCCATCGAAGACGGAGACAAGGTCCTTGTCCGCTGGTTGTGA